TGGTCTCCGACAAGATGGACAAGACCATCGTCGTCGAGGTCGAGGAGCGTGTGAAGCACGCTCGCTACGGCAAGGTCACGACCAAGACGAGCAAGTTCAAGGCTCATGACGAGGAGAACACCGCCGGCGTCGGCGACCGTGTCGTCGTCATGGAGACCCGTCCGACCTCCGCGACCAAGCGGTGGCGTCTGGTGGAGATCCTCGAGCGCGCCAAGTGATCCGCGGGCGGTCCGCGTGATCGCCGACGGTTCCTGAGCAGGGCCGGCACCCCCACGGGGGTGTCGGCCCTGCTCGTCGTCCCGGCGGAGGTGGGGCGGCGGAGGTGGGGGAGCGCTCCGCCGGCACGGCGCGCGGGTGGTCGTCAGCCGGCCGTGAGCCGGATCAGCAGCGCGCCGGCCAGGGCGTCCTCCGCATGCGGAGCGGGCACCTCGCGCACCGCGGCGTCGGCGGTGCGCAGGGTCACCGTGAAGGTGCCGTCGTCCGCCCGACGCAGCGCCAGGAAGTCCTCACCGAGCACCTCTCGCAGCTGGTCCTCCCGCGGGATCCACACCACTTCGTGCTGCTCGACGGAGTCCAGCGCCCACTCCGTGGTGCCGTTGAACCGCAGCAGCGGCAGACCCGCGCGTCCCAGCACCCGCTCGATCACCATCGAGGAGAGCATGAACACCTCGTTGCGCAGCTCCTGGACGTCTATCACGAAGCGGTCGCCGTCGGCCGGCTGCCATGCCAGGCCGGCGTCCCGCAGCTTCCGGGCCACATCGATATCGATCATGGGCCGAACCTACCCTTCCGTCCCGCAGCGCGAGGGCGGGGGAGGCGGGGTTCCGCGGGCGCGCCCCGCACCGAGTCCGCGAGAGCAAGCACACACGTCGGAACCGCTCGCGCAGGGGTGACAGGCCAGCGGCGGGCGCGTAGTCTTGAACGGTTGCCGGAGAACTGGCGCCCTCACCCCTGCGGTGGAAGCGCTCAGGAGTCCGCGACCGGATCCGGGCCACCAGATCCATCCTCGTCGGAGACCTCGCACCTGAGGCGAACGCCGCGCGTTCACCACGCCAGTGCCTGAGTCCGGCAGAGGGTTTTCTGATGCCCGGGGCCGGTCGACGGCAGCGTCCGGAGTCATAGCTGTGACCAGGTGCGACGCTGTGCAGCATGCAGTGTCCAGATTCCGTTCCGCAAGGCTCGGCCTGCTCGCTCCCGCGGGCGGGAAGAGAACCGGTGAGACGATAGGAGAACGAGTGATTCAGCAGGAGTCGCGACTGAAGGTCGCCGACAACACGGGTGCCAAGGAGATTCTCTGCATCCGTGTTCTCGGTGGCTCCGGTCGCCGTTACGCCAGCATCGGCGACACCATCGTGGCGACCGTCAAGGACGCCATCCCCGGTGGCAACGTCAAGAAGGGCGACGTCGTCAAGGCGGTCGTCGTCCGTACGTCCAAGGAGGTCCGTCGCGTCGACGGCTCCTACATCCGCTTCGACGAGAACGCAGCGGTCATCCTCAAGACCGACGGCGAGCCGCGCGGCACCCGCATCTTCGGCCCGGTCGGCCGCGAGCTGCGGGACAAGCGCTTCATGAAGATCGTCTCGCTGGCACCGGAGGTGGTGTGACATGGCAAAGATGAAGATCAAGAAGGGCGACCTCGTCCAGGTGATCACCGGTCGCATCAGCGATGGTGACAAGGTCGCCGCGCGCGGCCTCGAGGCCGGCGACAAGGGCAAGCAGGGTCGCGTCCTGCAGGTGTTCCCCGACAGCCAGCGCGTGCTGGTCGAGGGCATCAACCGCCGCACCCACCACGTCAAGCCCAACCAGGCCGGCGGAGCGGGCGGCATCGAGCAGCGCGAGGCCTCGATCCACGTCTCGAACGTGGCCCTGGTCGACCCGGAGGACAACAAGCCGACCAAGGTCGGCTACCGCGTCGAGACCGTCGAGCTCGAGAACGGCCGCACCAAGCAGGTGCGCGTCCGCTTCGCGAAGCGCTCCGGGAAGGACATCTGAGATGAGCGAGACCGCCACCCAGGCGCCCACCCCGCGCCTGAAGAGCAAGTACAACGAGACCATCAAGACGCAGCTGACCGAGCAGTTCGGTTACCAGAACGTCATGCTGGTGCCCGGTGTGACCAAGATCGTCGTGAACATGGGCGTCGGCGACGCCGCTCGCGACTCCAAGGTCATCGACGGCGCCATCCGGGACCTCGCGGCCATCACCGGCCAGAAGCCCCAGGTCACCAAGGCACGCAAGTCGATCGCGCAGTTCAAGCTGCGTGAGGGCATGCCGATCGGAGCGCACGTCACCCTGCGCAACGCCCGCATGTGGGAGTTCCTGGATCGTCTGCTGTCCACCGCTCTGCCCCGTATCCGTGACTTCCGGGGCCTGTCCCCGAAGCACTTCGACGGCAACGGCAACTACACCTTCGGTCTCACGGAGCAGGTCATGTTCCACGAGATCGACCAGGACAAGATCGACCGCGTCCGCGGTATGGACATCACGGTCGTGACCACCGCGAAGACCGACGACGAGGGACGCGCGCTGCTCAAGATGCTCGGCTTCCCCTTCAAGGAGAACTGATATGGCGAAGACAGCCCTGATCAAGAAGTCGGAGCGCAAGCCCAAGTTCGCGGTCCGCGCCTACACCCGGTGCCAGCGCTGCGGTCGCCCTCATTCGGTGTACCGCAAGTTCGGTCTCTGCCGCGTCTGCCTTCGCGAGATGGCTCACCGCGGAGAGCTCCCCGGCGTCACCAAGAGCAGCTGGTAAGGACTACCGCCAGAGGTCCCCGGGCGCATTCATCGCGCCAGCGGGAAACCAGGTGAGGAAGAAGCAACAGA
The window above is part of the Brachybacterium vulturis genome. Proteins encoded here:
- a CDS encoding type Z 30S ribosomal protein S14, whose translation is MAKTALIKKSERKPKFAVRAYTRCQRCGRPHSVYRKFGLCRVCLREMAHRGELPGVTKSSW
- the rplX gene encoding 50S ribosomal protein L24, which encodes MAKMKIKKGDLVQVITGRISDGDKVAARGLEAGDKGKQGRVLQVFPDSQRVLVEGINRRTHHVKPNQAGGAGGIEQREASIHVSNVALVDPEDNKPTKVGYRVETVELENGRTKQVRVRFAKRSGKDI
- the rplN gene encoding 50S ribosomal protein L14 → MIQQESRLKVADNTGAKEILCIRVLGGSGRRYASIGDTIVATVKDAIPGGNVKKGDVVKAVVVRTSKEVRRVDGSYIRFDENAAVILKTDGEPRGTRIFGPVGRELRDKRFMKIVSLAPEVV
- the rplE gene encoding 50S ribosomal protein L5; translated protein: MSETATQAPTPRLKSKYNETIKTQLTEQFGYQNVMLVPGVTKIVVNMGVGDAARDSKVIDGAIRDLAAITGQKPQVTKARKSIAQFKLREGMPIGAHVTLRNARMWEFLDRLLSTALPRIRDFRGLSPKHFDGNGNYTFGLTEQVMFHEIDQDKIDRVRGMDITVVTTAKTDDEGRALLKMLGFPFKEN
- the rpsQ gene encoding 30S ribosomal protein S17 → MTDNTQAETPAAEELDVLEKEGAHASSSERPYRKTVRGFVVSDKMDKTIVVEVEERVKHARYGKVTTKTSKFKAHDEENTAGVGDRVVVMETRPTSATKRWRLVEILERAK